In the Carassius gibelio isolate Cgi1373 ecotype wild population from Czech Republic chromosome A2, carGib1.2-hapl.c, whole genome shotgun sequence genome, one interval contains:
- the LOC128031794 gene encoding poly [ADP-ribose] polymerase 2 isoform X2: MERMRRTRSCRGKPRTDSDSEASEAKTIWQWKGDDGKWEPYPPEVCVQLDTAKQAGETLVSLVLGSGYEVDLVKMTQNNTVTKYKRKIRLQKVKLEDPKIGKDLNGKKGAAGVVQIKEEKEDEEEQPVSKKRRNEGRNQSQRAEKAKPIVKNESEGEVVKTVLMKGKAPVDPECKAKIGKAHIYSEGADVYDVLLNQTNLQFNNNKYYLIQLLQDDNAKAYSVWMRWGRVGKVGQNSLVNCGGNLAQAKDTFKKKFFDKTNNEWEHRANFEKVTGKYDMVFVDYSTEDKDKDKAVVSSPPHIKPCQLNSKVQSLLELICDLKAMEECVLEMKFDTKKAPLGKLTTDQIRAGYASLKKIEECLKKKNSNKELLDACNQFYTRIPHDFGLRTPPIIRTEEELKEKIALLETLSDIQIAVKMVQSSVQNDEHPLDRQYRSLQCQMQPLDSSSHEYKVIDKYLQSTHAPTHTDYTMTILDIFALERDGEKDNFCSELENKMLLWHGSRVSNWVGILSQGLQVAPPEAPVTGYMFGKGIYFADMSSKSANYCFANQKNNQGLLLLSELALGNSNELVDADYSADQLPSGKHSTKGLGQTAPDPNNYVALDGVTIPMGPSVKTGVGQKGGYTLLYNEYIVYNPAQIRMKYLLRVQFNFSSLW, from the exons ATGGAAAGGATGCGACGAACAAGGAGTTGCCGGGGCAAGCCTAGGACAGATTCAGACAGTGAAGCCTCAGAGGCGAAGACAA TTTGGCAGTGGAAGGGGGATGATGGAAAGTGGGAACCATATCCTCCAGAAGTCTGTGTCCAGCTGGATACAGCGAAGCAGGCCGGTGAAACGTTGGTGTCACTGGTGCTCGGATCTGGTTATGAAGTGGATCTTGTGAAAATGACTCAGAACAATACAGTCACCAAGTACAAGCGAAAAATACGCCTTCAGAAAGTGAAGTTAG AAGATCCAAAGATAGGGAAAGATTTGAATGGCAAAAAGGGAGCTGCAGGCGTTGTTCAGATAAAAGAAGAGAAAGAGGATGAAGAGGAGCAACCAGTTTCCAAGAAGAGACGCAATGAAGGGAGGAATCAAAGTCAGAGAGCAGAAAAAGCCAAGCCCATTGTAAAAAACGAAAGTGAAG GAGAGGTTGTGAAGACAGTGCTTATGAAAGGCAAAGCCCCAGTTGATCCAGAATGCAAGGCTAAGATTGGAAAG GCCCACATCTACAGTGAGGGGGCTGATGTATATGATGTCCTGCTGAATCAG ACTAATCTTCAGttcaacaacaataaatattacctGATTCAGCTGCTTCAGGACGATAATGCCAAAGCCTACAGTGTGTGGATGAGGTGGGGACGAG TGGGTAAAGTAGGACAGAACAGCTTGGTTAACTGTGGAGGGAATCTTGCTCAAGCCAAAGACACCTTCAAAAAGAA ATTCTTCGACAAGACTAACAATGAGTGGGAGCATCGAGCTAATTTCGAGAAAGTTACAGGGAAATATGACATGGTATTTGTAGACTACAGCACTGAAGACAAG GATAAGGACAAGGCTGTGGTATCCTCTCCTCCTCATATAAAGCCCTGCCAACTGAACAGCAAGGTCCAGTCTCTCCTAGAGCTTATATGTGACCTCAAAGCCATGGAAGAGTGTGTGCTAGAAATGAAGTTTGACACCAAAAAAGCCCCACtcg gaAAATTAACAACAGATCAAATTCGAGCTGGCTATGCCTCATTGAAGAAGATAGAGGAGTGTTTAAAGAAAAAGAATAGCAATAAGGAACTCTTGGATGCATGCAACCAGTTTTACACTCGTATCCCCCATGACTTTGG GTTACGGACACCCCCCATAATACGCACAGAGGAAGAGCTAAAGGAGAAAATCGCTTTGCTTGAG ACTCTAAGTGATATCCAGATAGCAGTGAAAATGGTTCAGTCTAGTGTTCAGAACGATGAGCATCCTTTGGACAGACAGTATCGCTCTttacagtgtcaaatgcagccaCTGGATTCTAGCAGCCATGAATACAAG GTTATAGACAAATATCTTCAGTCTACTCATGCACCCACCCATACTGATTACACAATGACCATTTTGGACATCTTTGCTCTGGAAAGAGACGGCGAGAAGGACAACTTCTGCTCTGAGCTGGAAAACAA AATGCTCCTGTGGCATGGTTCTCGTGTGTCAAACTGGGTGGGGATCCTAAGTCAGGGGCTGCAAGTGGCCCCTCCAGAGGCTCCTGTGACCGGATACATG TTTGGTAAGGGGATCTATTTTGCAGACATGTCATCTAAAAGTGCCAATTACTGCTTTGCCAATCAGAAGAACAACCAAGGGCTCCTGTTGCTGAGCGAG CTTGCCCTCGGGAATAGTAATGAACTTGTGGATGCAGATTACAGTGCAGACCAACTGCCTTCTGGGAAACATAGCACAAAAGGCCTGGGGCAGACTGCGCCCGACCCAAACAACTATGTTGCATT GGATGGTGTGACCATACCCATGGGGCCCTCAGTGAAGACCGGGGTGGGCCAGAAGGGAGGTTACACTCTCCTTTATAACGAGTACATTGTTTATAACCCTGCTCAGATACGGATGAAGTACCTCCTTCGAGTTCAGTTTAATTTCTCTTCGCTCTGGTGA
- the LOC128031785 gene encoding leukotriene B4 receptor 1-like isoform X1 has translation MYCSLSDASLTGSDNGNKTNRTDDSIVSNTISVTFGALILSIVFLLGVPGNLFIIWSILARARKRSVTTLLILNLACADGCLMCLTIFFIIYLAKQNWIFGSVMCKLLFYLCNTNMYASIMIITIMSLQRLVAVMWPTYLNACTRRRTVIVVLGGLWIVVFLLALPALMFREEIKNYNGKNRTVCATHHTCPQHVVFQYTLETVVGFLVPYVIIVSSYVCILRRLRQTKFKRKIRSENLIQAIIVTFCIFWLPYHFINIVQVVAALTPEEYPLKIELDKIWQSSRAVTSALAFISSCANPVLYTFAGRSYIKADGLAFMARLFEGTALDYAARKSPQNTDVIRL, from the exons ATGTATTG CAGTCTTTCTGACGCCTCCCTGACGGGATCAGATAATGGGAACAAGACAAACCGTACAGATGACAGCATTGTGAGTAACACTATCTCTGTCACTTTTGGGGCCCTCATCCTCAGCATTGTCTTCCTTCTGGGTGTTCCTGGCAACCTCTTCATTATATGGAGCATCCTAGCACGTGCCCGCAAACGCTCCGTCACCACCCTGCTCATCCTCAACCTGGCTTGTGCAGACGGTTGTCTGATGTGTCTGACGATTTTCTTTATAATATACCTAGCCAAGCAGAACTGGATATTTGGAAGTGTCATGTGCAAGCTGCTTTTTTACTTGTGCAATACAAACATGTATGCTTCTATTATGATCATTACGATAATGAGTCTACAGAGACTAGTGGCAGTGATGTGGCCCACATACTTGAATGCCTGCACTCGTAGACGGACAGTAATAGTTGTGCTTGGAGGCCTGTGGATTGTTGTATTTCTTTTGGCACTTCCTGCTTTGATGTTCAGAGAAGAAATTAAGAATTACAATGGGAAGAACCGCACTGTGTGCGCAACTCATCACACGTGTCCACAGCAT GTGGTATTTCAGTACACACTTGAGACAGTAGTGGGCTTTCTGGTGCCATATGTGATCATAGTCAGCAGTTATGTGTGTATCCTTCGCCGCCTCAGACAGACCAAGTTCAAGAGAAAGATACGAAGTGAGAACCTCATTCAAGCCATTATTGTGACGTTCTGCATCTTTTGGCTTCCCTACCACTTTATTAATATAGTGCAA GTGGTAGCAGCTCTTACACCAGAGGAATACCCACTCAAAATTGA ACTGGATAAAATCTGGCAGTCCAGCCGTGCTGTAACGTCCGCTCTGGCGTTTATCAGTAGCTGTGCCAATCCTGTCCTCTACACGTTTGCTGGACGCTCCTACATCAAAGCTGATGGTCTGGCATTCATGGCCAGACTCTTTGAAGGCACTGCCCTGGACTATGCTGCACGGAAAAGCCCTCAGAACACAGATGTCATCAGGCTCTAA
- the LOC128031785 gene encoding leukotriene B4 receptor 1-like isoform X2 — translation MYCLSDASLTGSDNGNKTNRTDDSIVSNTISVTFGALILSIVFLLGVPGNLFIIWSILARARKRSVTTLLILNLACADGCLMCLTIFFIIYLAKQNWIFGSVMCKLLFYLCNTNMYASIMIITIMSLQRLVAVMWPTYLNACTRRRTVIVVLGGLWIVVFLLALPALMFREEIKNYNGKNRTVCATHHTCPQHVVFQYTLETVVGFLVPYVIIVSSYVCILRRLRQTKFKRKIRSENLIQAIIVTFCIFWLPYHFINIVQVVAALTPEEYPLKIELDKIWQSSRAVTSALAFISSCANPVLYTFAGRSYIKADGLAFMARLFEGTALDYAARKSPQNTDVIRL, via the exons ATGTATTG TCTTTCTGACGCCTCCCTGACGGGATCAGATAATGGGAACAAGACAAACCGTACAGATGACAGCATTGTGAGTAACACTATCTCTGTCACTTTTGGGGCCCTCATCCTCAGCATTGTCTTCCTTCTGGGTGTTCCTGGCAACCTCTTCATTATATGGAGCATCCTAGCACGTGCCCGCAAACGCTCCGTCACCACCCTGCTCATCCTCAACCTGGCTTGTGCAGACGGTTGTCTGATGTGTCTGACGATTTTCTTTATAATATACCTAGCCAAGCAGAACTGGATATTTGGAAGTGTCATGTGCAAGCTGCTTTTTTACTTGTGCAATACAAACATGTATGCTTCTATTATGATCATTACGATAATGAGTCTACAGAGACTAGTGGCAGTGATGTGGCCCACATACTTGAATGCCTGCACTCGTAGACGGACAGTAATAGTTGTGCTTGGAGGCCTGTGGATTGTTGTATTTCTTTTGGCACTTCCTGCTTTGATGTTCAGAGAAGAAATTAAGAATTACAATGGGAAGAACCGCACTGTGTGCGCAACTCATCACACGTGTCCACAGCAT GTGGTATTTCAGTACACACTTGAGACAGTAGTGGGCTTTCTGGTGCCATATGTGATCATAGTCAGCAGTTATGTGTGTATCCTTCGCCGCCTCAGACAGACCAAGTTCAAGAGAAAGATACGAAGTGAGAACCTCATTCAAGCCATTATTGTGACGTTCTGCATCTTTTGGCTTCCCTACCACTTTATTAATATAGTGCAA GTGGTAGCAGCTCTTACACCAGAGGAATACCCACTCAAAATTGA ACTGGATAAAATCTGGCAGTCCAGCCGTGCTGTAACGTCCGCTCTGGCGTTTATCAGTAGCTGTGCCAATCCTGTCCTCTACACGTTTGCTGGACGCTCCTACATCAAAGCTGATGGTCTGGCATTCATGGCCAGACTCTTTGAAGGCACTGCCCTGGACTATGCTGCACGGAAAAGCCCTCAGAACACAGATGTCATCAGGCTCTAA
- the LOC128031780 gene encoding nuclear factor of activated T-cells, cytoplasmic 4, with protein MGAAPGSGWEEGEFEFKLVFEEDPPRQSRCGPEDTESGQTHQEPADTHLTSAQAGQPVGIPPSAGRRAGMHSPPPRRALVREFSETYESLPARSVQVSESRVLECPSIQITTISPEEDSGPAGGSYWDGGGGWDRERLYLPLLDSYRDVMTGAGSLSPSPSPASSSSSRGWLSPASSCDSLLVEEDELNEAAAHFCLSPSSRPTSPGGKKRRNSPLASPCTSRRNSYSEDLSSLPDTGETSAQSQSPVSCELNIPQKTRKTSLEQMSSRDIESELTLAQTSPSPLPEVAQLRREPPSLGMDYLSVPPALGWGRTRASAHSPLFRSNALPPLDWPLPSQFDQYELRIEVQPRPHHRAHYETEGSRGAVKASPGGHPVVKLVGYTERQPLSLQVFVGTADDRSIRPHPFYQIHRVTGKMVGTASQESIQAGTKLLDIPLNPENNMTALIDCAGILKLRNSDIELRKGETDVGRKNTRVRLVFRTHIPLSPPIIPPGRVLALQVASLPIECSQRSAQELPVVESISLTSCSAEGGEELLLGGTNFLPTSRVFFMERGSDGKVQWEEEAHVDRDKSDENLLCVRVPAYNDLSLNHPVSVCMYVSNGKRKRSSTHCFKYLPIMFKEEGPLLSRPSSLPLEGVTLCPLGSGSTVDVRSDLSAEDRSMSFHLPPYPNEYSDSSHGYQEDYWRKPEVTEDSGGRGALTERHPSFESLELGFTELLPPMYPRASQHLSSSPSPSPWLDSPYLSSSPSPSHSCSLSPFPASSPISTSPLPPLSHSPYPHGPCPQEMCSSPPSNTSHYQDLCPPPYCQYESWEHQMRPTERDTGPGLKLEGPPDFTGPSPMQHITLEEVTEFIGEDIRSFQMGSNMDSRPG; from the exons ATGGGGGCCGCACCGGGCTCGGGCTGGGAGGAGGGAGAGTTCGAGTTCAAGCTCGTGTTCGAGGAGGATCCGCCGCGCCAGAGCCGCTGCGGCCCAGAAGACACCGAGAGCGGCCAGACGCACCAAGAGCCAGCCG atACCCACTTGACTTCCGCACAGGCTGGCCAACCCGTGGGTATCCCACCGTCAGCCGGTCGCAGGGCTGGGATGCATTCCCCACCCCCCAGACGGGCATTAGTCAGGGAGTTCAGTGAGACTTATGAGAGTCTGCCAGCAAGATCAGTACAG gtTTCAGAGTCTAGAGTGCTTGAGTGCCCCAGCATCCAGATCACCACTATCTCCCCTGAAGAGGACTCAGGTCCAGCAGGGGGAAGTTACTGGGACGGCGGGGGTGGCTGGGACAGGGAGCGTCTATACCTGCCCCTGCTGGACTCTTACCGTGATGTCATGACAGGGGCAGGTTCCCTCAGTCCAAGCCCCAGCCCTGCTTCCAGTTCCTCATCTCGTGGGTGGCTGAGTCCAGCTTCCAGCTGTGATTCTCTCCTGGTGGAGGAGGACGAGCTCAACGAAGCTGCTGCCCACTTCTGCCTATCACCCTCCTCACGCCCCACGTCCCCTGGGGGCAAAAAGCGCAGGAACTCCCCACTGGCCTCCCCCTGCACCTCCCGCAGAAACAGCTACTCCGAAGATCTCTCCTCCCTCCCAGACACAGGAGAAACCTCGGCTCAGTCTCAGTCTCCAGTGAGCTGTGAGCTCAACATCCCACAGAAAACCAGGAAGACCTCTCTggaacag ATGTCATCAAGAGATATCGAATCAGAGCTGACCCTCGCTCAGACCTCTCCCAGCCCCCTCCCAGAGGTTGCTCAGCTGAGAAGGGAGCCTCCCTCACTAGGGATGGACTACCTGTCTGTGCCTCCTGCTCTGGGCTGGGGCAGAACCAGGGCCAGCGCTCACAGTCCTCTCTTTAG ATCTAATGCACTGCCGCCGCTTGACTGGCCGCTGCCTTCACAGTTTGATCAGTATGAACTGCGCATAGAGGTACAGCCCAGACCACACCATCGCGCTCATTATGAAACTGAAGGAAGTCGAGGAGCAGTAAAGGCATCACCTGGAGGCCATCCAGTAGTGAAG CTCGTAGGTTATACTGAGAGACAGCCGCTTTCCTTGCAGGTGTTTGTAGGAACTGCTGATGACAGATCAATACGTCCTCATCCTTTTTATCAAATACACAG AGTGACAGGGAAGATGGTTGGCACAGCTAGTCAGGAGAGCATCCAGGCTGGCACCAAACTCCTAGACATCCCACTCAACCCAGAGAACAACATGACTGCCCT CATTGACTGTGCAGGTATTCTAAAGCTGAGAAACTCTGACATTGAACTCCGGAAAGGAGAGACAGATGTAGGGAGAAAGAACACTCGAGTGCGTTTGGTGTTCCGCACACATATTCCTCTGTCTCCACCCATCATCCCCCCAGGACGAGTCTTAGCCCTGCAGGTGGCGTCTTTACCCATTGAATGCT CACAGCGCTCTGCACAGGAACTTCCTGTAGTGGAGTCTATCAGTCTTACTTCCTGTTCAGCAGAGGGAGGCGAGGAACTACTTCTAGGTGGGACCAACTTTCTACCCACCTCCAGAGTTTTCTTTATGGAGAGAGGATCAG atGGCAAAGTCCAGTGGGAGGAGGAGGCACATGTGGACAGGGACAAAAGCGATGAG AATTTGCTATGTGTACGGGTGCCAGCCTATAACGATCTTTCACTGAACCACCCAGTATCTGTCTGCATGTACGTGTCCAatgggaagaggaagaggagcagcACACATTGCTTTAAATATCTGCCCA TCATGTTTAAAGAGGAAGGTCCACTTCTGTCCCGTCCTTCTAGCTTGCCCCTGGAAGGGGTGACACTCTGCCCCTTGGGGAGCGGCAGCACTGTTGACGTGAGGTCAGACCTATCCGCAGAAGACAGAAGCATGTCTTTCCACCTGCCTCCATATCCCAATGAGTACTCTGACTCCTCGCATGGCTACCAGGAGGACTACTGGCGTAAACCAGAAGTTACTGAGGACAGCGGAGGTCGAGGTGCCCTGACCGAAAGGCATCCCAGCTTTGAGAGCCTGGAGCTGGGCTTCACGGAGCTTCTTCCTCCCATGTACCCAAGAGCCTCACAACATCTTTCCTCCTCCCCGTCTCCCTCTCCATGGCTTGACTCGCCCTATCTGTCCTCCTCACCTTCTCCCTCTCACTCTTGCTCTCTGAGCCCATTCCCTGCCAGCAGTCCGATCTCAACTTCACCCCTTCctcctctctctcactccccATATCCACACGGTCCTTGTCCCCAAGAGATGTGTTCCTCACCTCCATCAAACACAAGCCACTATCAGGACCTGTGCCCACCTCCATACTGCCAATACGAGAGCTGGGAGCACCAGATGCGTCCCACTGAAAGAGACACGGGCCCCGGTCTGAAGTTAGAGGGACCCCCGGACTTCACAGGCCCTTCACCGATGCAGCACATCACACTAGAGGAAG TGACTGAATTCATCGGAGAAGATATAAGATCCTTTCAGATGGGGTCAAACATGGACAGTAGACCTGGATGA
- the LOC128031794 gene encoding poly [ADP-ribose] polymerase 2 isoform X1: MERMRRTRSCRGKPRTDSDSEASEAKTIWQWKGDDGKWEPYPPEVCVQLDTAKQAGETLVSLVLGSGYEVDLVKMTQNNTVTKYKRKIRLQKVKLEDPKIGKDLNGKKGAAGVVQIKEEKEDEEEQPVSKKRRNEGRNQSQRAEKAKPIVKNESEGEVVKTVLMKGKAPVDPECKAKIGKAHIYSEGADVYDVLLNQTNLQFNNNKYYLIQLLQDDNAKAYSVWMRWGRVGKVGQNSLVNCGGNLAQAKDTFKKKFFDKTNNEWEHRANFEKVTGKYDMVFVDYSTEDKDKDKAVVSSPPHIKPCQLNSKVQSLLELICDLKAMEECVLEMKFDTKKAPLGKLTTDQIRAGYASLKKIEECLKKKNSNKELLDACNQFYTRIPHDFGLRTPPIIRTEEELKEKIALLETLSDIQIAVKMVQSSVQNDEHPLDRQYRSLQCQMQPLDSSSHEYKVIDKYLQSTHAPTHTDYTMTILDIFALERDGEKDNFCSELENKMLLWHGSRVSNWVGILSQGLQVAPPEAPVTGYMFGKGIYFADMSSKSANYCFANQKNNQGLLLLSELALGNSNELVDADYSADQLPSGKHSTKGLGQTAPDPNNYVALDGVTIPMGPSVKTGVGQKGGYTLLYNEYIVYNPAQIRMKYLLRVQFNFSSLWGLDSSDSREHLIGTNV, from the exons ATGGAAAGGATGCGACGAACAAGGAGTTGCCGGGGCAAGCCTAGGACAGATTCAGACAGTGAAGCCTCAGAGGCGAAGACAA TTTGGCAGTGGAAGGGGGATGATGGAAAGTGGGAACCATATCCTCCAGAAGTCTGTGTCCAGCTGGATACAGCGAAGCAGGCCGGTGAAACGTTGGTGTCACTGGTGCTCGGATCTGGTTATGAAGTGGATCTTGTGAAAATGACTCAGAACAATACAGTCACCAAGTACAAGCGAAAAATACGCCTTCAGAAAGTGAAGTTAG AAGATCCAAAGATAGGGAAAGATTTGAATGGCAAAAAGGGAGCTGCAGGCGTTGTTCAGATAAAAGAAGAGAAAGAGGATGAAGAGGAGCAACCAGTTTCCAAGAAGAGACGCAATGAAGGGAGGAATCAAAGTCAGAGAGCAGAAAAAGCCAAGCCCATTGTAAAAAACGAAAGTGAAG GAGAGGTTGTGAAGACAGTGCTTATGAAAGGCAAAGCCCCAGTTGATCCAGAATGCAAGGCTAAGATTGGAAAG GCCCACATCTACAGTGAGGGGGCTGATGTATATGATGTCCTGCTGAATCAG ACTAATCTTCAGttcaacaacaataaatattacctGATTCAGCTGCTTCAGGACGATAATGCCAAAGCCTACAGTGTGTGGATGAGGTGGGGACGAG TGGGTAAAGTAGGACAGAACAGCTTGGTTAACTGTGGAGGGAATCTTGCTCAAGCCAAAGACACCTTCAAAAAGAA ATTCTTCGACAAGACTAACAATGAGTGGGAGCATCGAGCTAATTTCGAGAAAGTTACAGGGAAATATGACATGGTATTTGTAGACTACAGCACTGAAGACAAG GATAAGGACAAGGCTGTGGTATCCTCTCCTCCTCATATAAAGCCCTGCCAACTGAACAGCAAGGTCCAGTCTCTCCTAGAGCTTATATGTGACCTCAAAGCCATGGAAGAGTGTGTGCTAGAAATGAAGTTTGACACCAAAAAAGCCCCACtcg gaAAATTAACAACAGATCAAATTCGAGCTGGCTATGCCTCATTGAAGAAGATAGAGGAGTGTTTAAAGAAAAAGAATAGCAATAAGGAACTCTTGGATGCATGCAACCAGTTTTACACTCGTATCCCCCATGACTTTGG GTTACGGACACCCCCCATAATACGCACAGAGGAAGAGCTAAAGGAGAAAATCGCTTTGCTTGAG ACTCTAAGTGATATCCAGATAGCAGTGAAAATGGTTCAGTCTAGTGTTCAGAACGATGAGCATCCTTTGGACAGACAGTATCGCTCTttacagtgtcaaatgcagccaCTGGATTCTAGCAGCCATGAATACAAG GTTATAGACAAATATCTTCAGTCTACTCATGCACCCACCCATACTGATTACACAATGACCATTTTGGACATCTTTGCTCTGGAAAGAGACGGCGAGAAGGACAACTTCTGCTCTGAGCTGGAAAACAA AATGCTCCTGTGGCATGGTTCTCGTGTGTCAAACTGGGTGGGGATCCTAAGTCAGGGGCTGCAAGTGGCCCCTCCAGAGGCTCCTGTGACCGGATACATG TTTGGTAAGGGGATCTATTTTGCAGACATGTCATCTAAAAGTGCCAATTACTGCTTTGCCAATCAGAAGAACAACCAAGGGCTCCTGTTGCTGAGCGAG CTTGCCCTCGGGAATAGTAATGAACTTGTGGATGCAGATTACAGTGCAGACCAACTGCCTTCTGGGAAACATAGCACAAAAGGCCTGGGGCAGACTGCGCCCGACCCAAACAACTATGTTGCATT GGATGGTGTGACCATACCCATGGGGCCCTCAGTGAAGACCGGGGTGGGCCAGAAGGGAGGTTACACTCTCCTTTATAACGAGTACATTGTTTATAACCCTGCTCAGATACGGATGAAGTACCTCCTTCGAGTTCAGTTTAATTTCTCTTCGCTCTG GGGACTGGACTCTTcagattctagagagcatttaaTTGGAACGAATGTTTGA
- the mettl17 gene encoding methyltransferase-like protein 17, mitochondrial, giving the protein MYLLGSRMYVKCSRCHMALCLKEAQRCQSSAAPLEQADFLKGAPHRKHPGVTNLKTVRLPEQLQVAAQSVLKRAEVKSLTERAHKLSNFLWSRKRATETFQLREKAILLEKTFLEQERDTHTDAIDHKLEAQIRKRVLSELRRTTYNRTPLRYDEDLGLVYMAARLAGGYAAVLRALNEIKKRDPLFVPYSLLDFGSGLGTCSWASHTLWGDSLKEYVCVDSSGDMNTLAEQLLSGGSEVDNPVIKQVYFRQFLPVSPTVQFDLVIAAFSLSELATLDERLNVIFTLWRKTNSYLVLVENGTKDGHQILMEARDTILKREEEVKHDLRRPSIFAPCTHELPCPKLIKHHVVPCNFSQFYYSLPLSRSQERQQEKFSYLIISRSAEEKAQKTEHWDMTRLIAKVHRRPRHVQCQLCCANGELKQLAVTAHRHGKDMYRCARNSDWGDLLPMFHAEDDTKHDEMQ; this is encoded by the exons ATGTATTTACTAGGCAGCCGAATGTATGTTAAATGTTCAAGATGCCATATGGCTTTATGTTTAAAAGAAGCGCAGCGG TGTCAGAGCTCTGCGGCACCTCTGGAACAGGCCGACTTCTTGAAAGGTGCTCCTCATAGAAAGCACCCAGGTGTGACAAACCTCAAAACAGTGCGTCTGCCGGAGCAACTGCAGGTAGCAGCACAATCTGTCTTAAAAA GGGCAGAGGTAAAAAGTCTGACTGAAAGGGCACATAAGCTGTCCAACTTCCTTTGGAGCAGGAAACGGGCGACAGAAACCTTTCAACTCAGGGAGAAAGCCATCCTTCTTGAGAAGACATTTTTGGAGCAAGAGAGGGATACACATACAG ATGCCATTGACCACAAACTAGAGGCTCAGATAAGAAAGAGAGTATTATCTGAACTGAGAAGAACAACATACAACAGGACTCCCCTAAG GTACGATGAAGATCTTGGGTTGGTGTATATGGCTGCCAGGCTAGCAGGCGGTTATGCTGCTGTCCTAAGAGCATTAAATGAG ATAAAGAAGAGAGATCCTTTGTTTGTACCATATTCTCTCCTGGACTTTGGATCGGGACTTGGAACATGTTCTTG GGCTTCACACACACTCTGGGGAGACTCTCTGAAGGAGTATGTTTGTGTAGACAGCTCTGGAGACATGAACACTTTGGCAGAACAGCTTCTCAGCG GGGGCAGTGAAGTGGATAATCCAGTGATCAAACAAGTATATTTCCGCCAGTTCCTCCCTGTTTCTCCTACG GTGCAGTTTGATCTTGTGATAGCGGCTTTCTCTTTGTCAGAACTGGCCACTTTGGATGAGCGTTTGAACGTCATTTTCACACTTTGGAGGAAAACCAACTCATACCTT GTATTGGTGGAGAATGGAACCAAGGATGGCCATCAAATCCTTATGGAGGCCAGAGACACTATATTAAAG AGAGAAGAGGAGGTAAAACATGACTTGAGGAGACCATCTATTTTTGCCCCT TGCACTCATGAGCTGCCTTGTCCCAAGCTGATCAAGCATCATGTAGTTCCTTGTAACTTCTCCCAGTTCTACTACTCTCTGCCCTTATCTAGG AGCCAAGAAAGGCAGCAGGAGAAGTTCAGTTACCTGATTATATCCAGATCTGCGGAGGAGAAGGCGCAGAAAACTGAGCACTGGGACATGACCAGACTGATCGCAAAAGTCCATCGCCGACCCAGACATGTGCAGTGTCAGCTGTGTTGCGCCAATGGAGAACTCAAACAGCTTGCTGTAACGGCCCATCGGCATGGAAA GGACATGTACAGATGTGCTCGTAATAGTGACTGGGGAGATCTGCTGCCTATGTTTCATGCAGAAGATGACACTAAACATGATGAGATGCAGTGA